In the genome of Arvicanthis niloticus isolate mArvNil1 chromosome Y unlocalized genomic scaffold, mArvNil1.pat.X SUPER_Y_unloc_8, whole genome shotgun sequence, one region contains:
- the LOC143433945 gene encoding uncharacterized protein LOC143433945 has product MDNESWEDSLDTKDAVPYCSPTTQGITYHLLWMKGHQHLTWNGWPSGLSALTNTTLNLPLLSKIAAYHSVTEDANLLNCEAVLPSLLKDIFQAYSYYIYSETFLH; this is encoded by the exons ATGGATAATGAAAGCTGGGAAGACTCTTTGGACACAAAAGATGCAGTACCATACTGTTCTCCCACTACCCAAG GCATCACATACCATCTCCTTTGGATGAAGGGTCATCAGCACTTGACTTGGAATGGGTGGCCTTCaggcctttctgctcttacaaataCTACCCTAAACCTTCCTCTTCTGTCCAAG ATTGCTGCCTACCACAGTGTAACTGAGGATGCAAATCTTCTAAACTGTGAAGCAGTCCTACCATCCCTGCTCAAG GATATCTTCCAAGCTTATTCCTACTacatatattctgagacattcctcCACTGA